In the Carboxydothermus hydrogenoformans Z-2901 genome, CCATTCGGCCAAGATCTGTAAGGTAATGGACTTAGCCATGAAAGCGGGAGTTCCCTTTATCGGGCTTAACGACTCCGGCGGAGCCAGGATTCAGGAAGGGGTATATTCCTTGAGTGCCTACGGAAATATTTTTTACCGGAATACCCTGGCTTCGGGAGTTATCCCGCAGATTTCGGTGATTATGGGGCCGTGTGCCGGGGGAGCGGTTTATTCGCCGGCAATAACCGATTTTATTTTCATGGTTGATAAAACCAGCCAGATGTTTATTACCGGCCCCCAGGTCATTAAATCGGTTACCGGTGAAGAAGTAAGTCCCGAAGAGCTCGGCGGTGCTATGACCCATAACCACATAAGCGGCGTTGCCCATTTTGTGGGGGAAAACGAAGAAATCACCCTGAGTATGGTGCGAAAGCTTTTAGAGTACCTTCCCCAGAACAACATGGAAGAACCGCCGGTTAAGGCTCCGCTACCGCCAAAATATTCGACCGAAGAGCTCCTGGATATAGTTCCGGAAGATCCCAACCGGCAGTACGATGTCCGGGAGGTAATTTTACGCATTGTCGATGACAGCGAATTTTTTGAAGTGCATAAGTATTTTGCGGAAAATGCGGTGGTGGGTTTTGCCCGCCTATCCGGAAGGGTAGTGGGTATTGTGGCCAACCAGCCCAAGTATTTAGCGGGGACTTTGGACATCAATGCTTCCGATAAAATTGCCCGGTTTGTGCGTTTTTGCGATTGCTTTAATATTCCGCTTCTAACCTTTGTGGATGTACCGGGCTTTTTGCCGGGAATCAATCAGGAGTACGGTGGAATTATCCGGCACGGAGCCAAGATACTGTATGCTTATTCCGAAGCTACCGTTCCCAAGCTTACGGTAATCCTGCGGAAAGCTTACGGTGGGGCTTATGTGGCCATGTGCAGTCGTTCTCTGGGAGCCGATGCGGCTTTTGCCTGGCCGACCGCGGAAATCGCGGTGATGGGCCCTGACGGTGCTGCCAATATTATTTTCCGGGATGAGATCGCCCAGGCGGAAGACCCGGCCAAGGTGCGGGCGGAAAAAACGGCGATGTACCGGGAAAAGTTCTGCAATCCCTATGTCGCGGCTGCCAAAGGGATGATCGATGATGTGATTGATCCCAGGGAGACCCGGGACCGTTTGATTAAAGCCCTTCTGGCTGTAAGTACCAAGAGAGAATCAAGACCCATGAAGAAGCACGGAAATATTCCCTTTTAACAACCCCCGGGGAGGTGATAGGGGTGCAGGAAAAAATCTTAATAGCCAATCGGGGTGAAATTGCCCTAAGAATAATCCGGGCTTGCAAAGAACTGGGAATAACTTCGGCGGTGGTTTATACCCCGGCAGATAAAGATAGCCTTCCGGTGAAAATGGCCGATGAAGCTTACCCCTTAAAAGAAAATAAGAGTTACTTAAATATTGAGGAAATAATCAATACCGCATTAAAAAACCAGGTTACCGCAATTCATCCCGGTTACGGCTTTCTTGCGGAAAACTCTAAGTTCGCTAAAAGCTGCCTGGATGCCGGGATAAAATTTATCGGGCCTTCGGCCAAAGCTATTGAACTTATGGGGGATAAAGCGGTAGCCAGGGAAATCATGAAAAAAGCCGGCGTTCCGGTAATTCCCGGGTCCGATGGCGAGATTGATGATTTCCGGGAAGCCCTGAAGGTTGCCGATGAAATTGGCTACCCGGTAATTGTCAAAGCTGCCGGCGGAGGCGGGGGCCGGGGGATGCGGATTGTTCACACTCCCAAGGAATTGGAAGAAGCGATTCAATCCGCGGCCCGGGAAGCCGCGTCAACCTTTGGTAATTCCAAATTATATTTAGAGAAGTATCTTCAGGACTGCCGGCACGTGGAGTTTCAAATTTTAGCCGACCAGTACGGGAACGCGGTTTATTTGGGAGAGCGGGACTGCTCCCTGCAGCGGCGCAACCAAAAGGTAATCGAAGAAGGACC is a window encoding:
- a CDS encoding acyl-CoA carboxylase subunit beta; this translates as MENKLQELNRKRQESLLGGGEKRIKRQHEAGKLTARERINLLLDPGSFVELDMFVRGEQGEFAKSDMENYGEGVVTGFGTINGRTVYLFSQDFTVYGGSLGELHSAKICKVMDLAMKAGVPFIGLNDSGGARIQEGVYSLSAYGNIFYRNTLASGVIPQISVIMGPCAGGAVYSPAITDFIFMVDKTSQMFITGPQVIKSVTGEEVSPEELGGAMTHNHISGVAHFVGENEEITLSMVRKLLEYLPQNNMEEPPVKAPLPPKYSTEELLDIVPEDPNRQYDVREVILRIVDDSEFFEVHKYFAENAVVGFARLSGRVVGIVANQPKYLAGTLDINASDKIARFVRFCDCFNIPLLTFVDVPGFLPGINQEYGGIIRHGAKILYAYSEATVPKLTVILRKAYGGAYVAMCSRSLGADAAFAWPTAEIAVMGPDGAANIIFRDEIAQAEDPAKVRAEKTAMYREKFCNPYVAAAKGMIDDVIDPRETRDRLIKALLAVSTKRESRPMKKHGNIPF